One region of Chryseobacterium sp. SORGH_AS_0447 genomic DNA includes:
- a CDS encoding ectonucleotide pyrophosphatase/phosphodiesterase: MKRGLSFMMLIFSLAAFAQKADVDTAQVIVSNRFNSVEVQNKPYVIMISTDGFRYDYAKKYHAENLLKYSGEGVQAKAMLPSYPSITFPNHWSLITGLYPSHHGLIDNFFYDYKRKDGYAMSSRKNAEDGSWYGGTPLWALAEKQGMVSASMMWVGSASDAGGKRPSYYYPYQEKFSPSEKVDKVINWLKLPAEKRPHFISLYFPEVDAAGHHFGPEAKETEDAVHLVDKAIGDLVQKVNNLGLKNVNFVFVSDHGMIKVDGGNPLEIPAMLLNKEKFDYYNSQTLLRVYVKNPDDVKSAYKELKAEKTMDYEVYLDKRLPKYLHFATRDDRYNRIGQILLIPKAPKIFLEKGKKTSVGKHGYNPRIVPEMKATFFAWGPELKNNLIIDEFQNVNIYPLVAEVLGLKIDHPIDGKLKVLKKILKENR, translated from the coding sequence ATGAAGCGAGGATTATCATTTATGATGCTGATTTTTTCACTGGCAGCTTTTGCACAGAAAGCGGATGTCGACACGGCTCAGGTTATTGTTTCGAATCGTTTTAATAGTGTTGAAGTACAAAATAAGCCATATGTCATCATGATTTCTACCGACGGTTTCCGGTATGACTATGCTAAAAAATATCATGCTGAAAACCTTTTGAAATATTCCGGAGAAGGGGTTCAGGCAAAAGCGATGCTTCCCAGCTATCCGAGCATTACCTTTCCGAATCACTGGAGTCTTATTACGGGATTGTATCCGTCTCATCATGGATTGATCGACAATTTTTTTTACGATTATAAAAGGAAGGATGGATATGCGATGAGCAGCCGAAAGAATGCAGAAGATGGCAGCTGGTACGGCGGAACTCCGCTTTGGGCATTGGCTGAAAAGCAGGGAATGGTCTCCGCTTCGATGATGTGGGTGGGATCTGCAAGTGATGCCGGAGGGAAAAGACCTTCTTATTACTATCCTTATCAGGAAAAATTTTCACCTTCGGAAAAAGTGGATAAAGTCATCAACTGGCTGAAACTGCCTGCGGAAAAAAGGCCGCATTTTATTTCCCTGTATTTTCCGGAAGTGGACGCTGCCGGCCATCATTTTGGTCCGGAAGCTAAAGAAACAGAAGATGCTGTACATTTAGTTGATAAAGCCATTGGAGATCTGGTACAGAAAGTAAATAATCTCGGACTGAAAAATGTAAATTTTGTCTTCGTATCAGATCACGGGATGATCAAAGTAGATGGAGGGAACCCTTTGGAAATTCCGGCGATGCTGCTGAATAAAGAAAAGTTCGACTATTACAATTCCCAGACCCTGTTGAGGGTTTACGTCAAAAATCCTGACGATGTCAAAAGTGCCTATAAAGAATTAAAAGCGGAGAAGACAATGGATTATGAAGTGTATCTGGATAAAAGACTTCCGAAATACCTCCATTTTGCAACGAGAGATGACCGGTACAACCGGATCGGACAAATTCTGCTAATCCCGAAAGCTCCGAAAATATTTCTGGAAAAAGGTAAGAAAACTTCAGTCGGGAAACACGGGTACAACCCCCGAATCGTTCCTGAAATGAAAGCTACCTTCTTCGCCTGGGGCCCGGAACTTAAAAATAATCTGATCATTGACGAATTTCAGAATGTCAACATCTATCCGTTGGTTGCTGAGGTATTAGGACTGAAAATCGATCACCCTATCGATGGAAAGCTAAAGGTGTTGAAAAAAATATTAAAAGAAAACAGATAG
- a CDS encoding Crp/Fnr family transcriptional regulator, producing the protein MGEDFLNELDRHAVMTQVKAKTEIVREGQKNKFVPFLISGSIRVFTLNDGRELIYYYIRRNDSCMMTFSSIFTDYTSRVYAVAEEDSEMMLVPVSVIHEWLIRFPEINKVFYHEYDKRFSDVMSMVNDAVFHRLDKRVLNYIRQQVSITGNNPIRLTHREIAGNLGTSREVISRVMKKMENEGELVQTKEGIKIPVNENVRQD; encoded by the coding sequence ATGGGTGAAGATTTCTTAAATGAACTTGATCGGCATGCCGTGATGACTCAGGTAAAGGCCAAGACCGAGATTGTAAGGGAAGGGCAGAAGAATAAATTTGTTCCGTTTCTTATCAGCGGATCCATCCGGGTTTTCACTTTAAATGATGGCCGGGAACTTATTTACTATTACATCCGCAGAAATGATAGCTGTATGATGACGTTTTCATCCATTTTCACTGATTATACAAGCCGGGTCTATGCCGTTGCCGAAGAAGATTCCGAGATGATGCTGGTACCGGTTTCGGTTATTCACGAATGGCTGATCCGTTTCCCGGAAATCAATAAAGTGTTTTATCACGAATACGACAAACGCTTTTCCGATGTCATGAGCATGGTAAATGATGCCGTATTCCACAGACTGGATAAAAGGGTTTTAAACTACATCCGGCAGCAGGTTTCAATAACCGGGAACAATCCAATACGGCTCACCCACCGGGAAATTGCAGGAAACTTAGGGACTTCACGTGAAGTCATCAGCCGAGTGATGAAAAAAATGGAAAACGAAGGCGAGCTTGTGCAGACCAAAGAAGGAATAAAAATCCCTGTAAATGAAAATGTTAGACAGGACTAA
- a CDS encoding ankyrin repeat domain-containing protein, whose protein sequence is MKKIILLLGIFLNIALLSAQEKAKSIYDIARSGTVAEVKELMKQNPDIINQTNEGGFSPLILACYRGNVEVAKFLMDHVKDINYKSQEGTALSGLSVKYNRELAEYLLSKNANPNIADASGSTPLFWAVKFGNKEMTELLLKHKADKTLKDAQGMTPFEYALQTNNKEIINLLKN, encoded by the coding sequence ATGAAAAAGATCATTTTACTCTTAGGCATATTTCTGAACATCGCCCTGTTATCCGCTCAGGAAAAAGCAAAATCGATCTATGATATTGCAAGAAGCGGGACGGTAGCAGAAGTAAAAGAACTGATGAAACAAAACCCTGACATCATCAACCAGACCAATGAGGGCGGATTTTCACCGCTTATCCTTGCCTGTTACAGAGGAAATGTTGAGGTTGCTAAATTTTTGATGGACCATGTAAAGGATATCAATTACAAAAGCCAGGAGGGCACAGCCTTATCCGGGCTTTCTGTGAAATACAACAGAGAGCTGGCAGAATATCTCCTCAGCAAAAACGCAAACCCCAATATCGCAGATGCTTCCGGATCCACTCCTTTATTCTGGGCAGTGAAATTCGGCAATAAAGAAATGACGGAACTGCTGCTGAAACACAAAGCCGATAAAACCCTCAAGGACGCTCAGGGAATGACGCCTTTTGAATACGCATTACAAACAAACAATAAAGAAATTATTAATCTGCTTAAAAATTAA
- a CDS encoding YceI family protein, whose product MKKLILLIAAVLFANVTFAQKYVAKTGKVTFEASVPLFEDVFAQDDYNVAVINADTGEFASVSNVKNFHFKTKLMEEHFNESYAETAKFPKTTFKGKIVNFDKSKLSSSPQKYTVQGTLNFHGVDKAYNSTASIYAKDGKIYMSGGFVVRPADHKVTIPKMVTKKIAESVNVQYNYILSKQ is encoded by the coding sequence ATGAAAAAGCTCATTTTACTTATAGCCGCCGTGCTTTTTGCTAACGTTACGTTTGCACAGAAATATGTGGCGAAGACAGGAAAAGTAACGTTCGAAGCATCGGTACCTTTATTTGAAGATGTTTTCGCACAGGATGATTACAATGTAGCGGTAATCAATGCGGATACCGGTGAGTTTGCTTCGGTTTCCAACGTTAAGAATTTCCATTTCAAAACAAAATTAATGGAAGAGCATTTCAACGAAAGCTATGCGGAAACGGCAAAATTCCCCAAGACAACCTTCAAAGGAAAAATTGTCAATTTCGACAAATCCAAACTTTCTTCATCACCACAGAAATATACGGTCCAGGGAACGCTGAATTTTCACGGTGTAGACAAAGCATACAATTCAACGGCATCTATTTATGCCAAAGACGGAAAGATTTACATGTCCGGAGGATTTGTAGTACGGCCGGCAGATCATAAGGTGACCATCCCGAAAATGGTGACTAAAAAAATTGCCGAAAGCGTAAATGTTCAGTATAACTATATCCTTTCAAAACAATGA
- a CDS encoding helix-turn-helix domain-containing protein, which yields MTAIKESSTIQQNKKYALDSCPVTYVMEKIGGFWKPIIVYHLSNGAKRYSELKRAIPAVTEKMLIQHLKQLENDGLVIRVAKPIVPPHVTYELSEAGKGLIPIISSMADWAFKDMDGKYGSSKK from the coding sequence ATGACAGCTATTAAAGAATCATCAACCATTCAGCAAAATAAAAAATATGCGCTGGATTCCTGCCCCGTAACCTATGTGATGGAAAAGATCGGCGGATTTTGGAAACCGATAATTGTTTATCATCTCTCGAACGGAGCGAAAAGATACAGCGAACTAAAAAGGGCCATTCCTGCGGTAACGGAGAAAATGCTTATTCAGCACCTGAAACAGCTTGAAAATGACGGATTGGTTATAAGGGTCGCAAAACCTATTGTTCCGCCCCATGTAACGTATGAATTGAGCGAAGCGGGAAAAGGGTTAATTCCGATTATCAGTTCCATGGCCGATTGGGCTTTTAAAGACATGGATGGAAAATACGGTTCCTCAAAGAAATAA
- a CDS encoding NAD(P)H-binding protein, protein MLITGSLGNVAKPLAEELISKGHELTIISSNESRRGEIENLGARAAIGSITDPDFLIETFRGNDAAFLMTPPNMGLENIVTNTVNAGKNYTEAARQTGIKKIVMLSSIGADSPVENGPIKGLHHIEKFYSELVNTSVVFLRAGYFYLNFFNDIPLIKNAGIIGANYPGNINIPLAHPKDIAKAAAEELLEDTKVHTIKYIVSDVRPASDFAKVLGNAVEKPELPWVEFKDEEALNGMLQAGLPLEMAELYVEMGRGLRTGIVQKDFIENGAVVKGETTLEGFSKEFKEVFHG, encoded by the coding sequence ATTTTAATCACCGGTTCATTGGGAAATGTAGCCAAACCTTTAGCGGAAGAACTTATTTCAAAAGGACATGAACTTACCATCATCAGCAGTAACGAATCCAGAAGAGGCGAAATTGAAAATCTCGGGGCACGTGCAGCCATCGGATCCATTACCGATCCTGATTTTTTGATCGAAACTTTTAGAGGGAATGATGCGGCTTTCTTAATGACTCCACCTAATATGGGTCTTGAAAATATTGTTACCAACACCGTTAATGCAGGGAAAAATTATACCGAGGCCGCCCGGCAGACCGGGATCAAAAAGATTGTCATGCTAAGCAGTATCGGTGCAGATTCTCCTGTAGAAAACGGTCCTATAAAAGGTCTTCATCATATCGAAAAATTTTACAGCGAATTGGTAAATACTTCTGTCGTATTTTTAAGAGCAGGATATTTTTATCTGAATTTCTTCAATGACATTCCACTGATCAAAAATGCCGGAATTATCGGAGCAAATTATCCCGGAAATATAAACATTCCCTTGGCTCATCCGAAAGATATTGCCAAGGCTGCTGCGGAAGAACTGTTGGAAGATACCAAAGTCCATACGATAAAATATATCGTAAGTGATGTACGACCTGCATCCGATTTTGCAAAAGTTCTTGGGAACGCAGTTGAAAAACCGGAACTCCCATGGGTAGAATTTAAAGATGAAGAGGCGCTGAACGGAATGCTGCAGGCCGGGCTTCCTCTGGAGATGGCGGAATTATATGTTGAAATGGGACGAGGGCTCCGAACCGGAATTGTACAAAAGGATTTTATAGAAAATGGTGCTGTAGTGAAAGGAGAAACTACTTTAGAAGGTTTCTCAAAAGAATTCAAAGAAGTATTCCATGGGTAA
- a CDS encoding DUF3467 domain-containing protein, translating to MDNNQNPQDGNINIELNEMVAAGIYANLALVNHSPSEFVVDFIQLMPGVQQAKVRSRVILAPLHAKRVLSALQQNIANYEQQFGEIKEVEPFVLGGNNVQA from the coding sequence ATGGACAACAATCAAAATCCACAAGACGGAAACATCAACATCGAATTAAACGAAATGGTAGCGGCGGGTATCTATGCTAACTTAGCTTTGGTAAACCACTCTCCATCTGAATTCGTAGTAGATTTCATCCAGTTAATGCCAGGTGTACAACAAGCTAAAGTAAGATCAAGAGTTATTCTTGCTCCACTTCACGCTAAGAGAGTACTTTCTGCTCTTCAGCAAAACATTGCGAACTATGAGCAGCAATTCGGAGAAATCAAAGAAGTTGAGCCTTTCGTATTAGGAGGAAACAACGTACAAGCTTAA
- a CDS encoding DUF5777 family beta-barrel protein, with product MTKTLLFLSMFITGFAFAQDDLLKDIDTIQAKTPDTEQPAFKALQIVTGQSTKLPAKNEWYIVVAHRFGDVSKGFKDFFGLDDASTKLGVIYGITDGISVSLSRETNLKTFEGAVKYKLIKQSENFPVDIAGYNVMAVNTDLSKDNYPHLQFGDRLSYLTQALISRRFSDKFSLQLTPSYVHKNLYEPLIEDKNQFLTGLGGRYKISKRISINAEYFVNFDNHSFYKNPLSLGMDIETGGHVFQLLFTNSQLNSDIGYLTNAAGKWEKGQIFFGFNLYRVF from the coding sequence ATGACAAAAACTCTCTTATTTTTGTCGATGTTCATCACAGGTTTCGCCTTTGCACAGGACGATCTGCTGAAAGATATTGACACCATCCAAGCCAAAACTCCCGACACCGAACAGCCCGCATTCAAGGCACTCCAGATCGTAACCGGACAGTCTACCAAACTGCCTGCAAAGAATGAATGGTATATTGTGGTAGCCCACCGTTTCGGAGATGTAAGCAAAGGATTCAAGGACTTTTTCGGATTGGATGATGCCTCTACAAAGCTGGGGGTTATTTATGGGATTACCGACGGTATTTCAGTAAGCCTTTCCAGGGAAACAAATCTTAAAACTTTTGAAGGCGCCGTAAAATACAAGCTGATAAAGCAAAGCGAGAATTTTCCGGTAGATATTGCAGGATACAATGTAATGGCAGTAAATACGGACCTGAGCAAAGACAATTATCCGCACCTCCAGTTTGGCGACAGGCTGTCTTATCTTACCCAAGCCTTGATCTCACGTAGATTCAGTGATAAATTCTCTTTACAGCTTACACCGTCATACGTTCATAAAAACCTGTATGAGCCTCTGATTGAAGATAAAAACCAGTTTCTGACAGGATTGGGCGGCCGCTACAAAATCTCGAAAAGAATTTCAATCAATGCCGAGTATTTTGTGAATTTCGACAATCACAGCTTCTACAAAAATCCGCTTTCCCTGGGGATGGATATAGAAACCGGAGGACACGTGTTTCAGCTTTTATTCACCAATTCCCAGCTTAATTCCGATATCGGTTATCTTACCAATGCCGCCGGAAAATGGGAAAAGGGCCAGATTTTCTTCGGGTTTAATCTTTACAGAGTATTTTAA
- a CDS encoding carboxylesterase family protein, whose amino-acid sequence MTTHQHKTIHTFHTPSGKISAIHDNGVLRAKSIRYARSERYKMPTAVDAGELHEIPSKTPVCPQHISPLLERLIQKTEVEQFQPNESPQFLTITRPENFTENEKLPVIVWIHGGSYEIGCGDLPTSDPAVWVKEQQMIVVSVSYRLGLFGFLGGSEERPANLGLFDIIESLRWIGKNILSFGGDPENVTLFGQSSGGDAIAHLMISEGVDRLFRRAIIHSAPLGFRLKRQKMSLEFFRRTEFLKNWEDPLKMVDQYVNFLPSFRKYGLKTAMPFCTQYGFAPLCTEEESLSQWKKNAKKYDVLIGSNQDETAFYVKTAQEGLYTYLHNRILNSIVRKTTESIYKKPADIFARNYADGGGNVYRFTIKSTLKRNYIGASHCVDLPLIFENEEAWKDSELLKEVPWKYIQENGRKLRALWAEFAATGKISGHSERPEILELRKV is encoded by the coding sequence ATGACCACACACCAGCATAAAACAATTCATACTTTTCATACGCCCTCAGGAAAGATCTCTGCAATACACGACAATGGAGTTCTCAGAGCAAAAAGCATCCGCTATGCTCGTTCCGAAAGATATAAAATGCCCACAGCTGTGGATGCCGGAGAATTGCATGAAATTCCGTCCAAGACACCGGTCTGTCCGCAGCACATCAGCCCGCTGCTGGAAAGACTAATCCAGAAAACGGAGGTGGAACAGTTTCAGCCTAATGAATCGCCGCAGTTCCTGACCATTACCCGTCCGGAAAATTTTACTGAAAACGAAAAGCTGCCCGTTATTGTCTGGATCCACGGCGGATCTTATGAAATAGGCTGCGGAGATCTGCCGACTTCCGATCCTGCAGTTTGGGTTAAGGAACAGCAGATGATTGTCGTTTCCGTTTCGTACCGTCTTGGGCTGTTTGGTTTCCTGGGCGGGAGTGAAGAACGGCCTGCCAATTTAGGTTTGTTTGATATCATTGAATCTTTGCGTTGGATCGGAAAAAACATCCTGAGTTTTGGAGGAGATCCTGAAAATGTTACCCTGTTCGGGCAGTCTTCGGGAGGTGATGCGATTGCCCATCTGATGATCTCCGAAGGTGTGGACCGATTGTTCCGGAGAGCCATTATTCACAGCGCACCGCTCGGTTTCAGACTCAAAAGACAGAAAATGTCGCTGGAGTTTTTTCGCAGGACCGAATTTTTAAAAAATTGGGAAGATCCTTTAAAAATGGTGGATCAATATGTGAATTTCCTGCCTTCATTCCGGAAGTACGGTTTAAAAACCGCTATGCCTTTCTGTACGCAATATGGTTTTGCCCCGTTATGTACGGAAGAGGAAAGCCTTTCCCAATGGAAGAAAAATGCAAAAAAATATGATGTGCTGATCGGATCCAATCAGGATGAAACTGCTTTTTATGTGAAGACCGCGCAGGAAGGACTGTATACTTATCTCCATAACAGAATTCTCAACAGCATCGTCCGCAAAACCACGGAATCCATTTATAAAAAACCTGCTGACATTTTTGCCAGGAATTACGCGGATGGCGGAGGAAATGTCTATCGGTTTACCATTAAATCCACTTTAAAAAGAAATTATATCGGCGCGTCGCATTGTGTCGATCTTCCGTTGATTTTTGAAAATGAAGAAGCTTGGAAAGATTCGGAATTGCTCAAAGAAGTTCCTTGGAAGTATATTCAGGAAAACGGGAGAAAGCTCCGGGCTCTTTGGGCTGAGTTTGCTGCAACCGGGAAAATATCCGGTCATTCAGAACGGCCGGAAATCCTTGAACTCCGAAAAGTTTAG
- a CDS encoding AraC family transcriptional regulator produces the protein MENQGVEIFNTVSDYNKMLNHETLHPLVSVVDFSKADPICQFIRKFGFYTVFLKDVMCGDMQYGKHSYDYQEGTLVFIAPGQTYGIYNADTYIQPAGFALVFHPDLLKGTNLGKNIKDYNFFSYDVHEALHLSEKERETVLECLKNIKHEIAQPIDKHSKSLIINNIELFLNYCMRFYDRQFITRDHVNQGVIGKFDGLLNDYLRSEKPKNIGLPMVNYFAEQLNLSANYFGDLIKKETGVSAQEYIHNRLIDVAKDQIFDPAKSISEISYDLGFKYPQHFTRLFKSKVGVSPSEYKSLN, from the coding sequence ATGGAAAATCAGGGCGTTGAAATTTTCAATACCGTATCGGACTATAACAAAATGCTGAATCATGAAACCCTGCATCCGCTGGTGAGTGTGGTGGATTTTTCCAAAGCCGATCCGATCTGCCAGTTCATCAGGAAGTTTGGGTTTTATACCGTATTTCTGAAAGATGTGATGTGCGGCGATATGCAGTACGGAAAGCACAGCTACGATTATCAGGAAGGTACTTTGGTATTCATTGCGCCCGGCCAGACCTATGGAATCTATAATGCGGATACCTACATTCAACCTGCCGGTTTTGCGCTGGTATTTCATCCTGACCTGCTGAAAGGAACCAACCTCGGAAAGAACATCAAAGATTATAATTTCTTTTCGTACGATGTGCATGAAGCATTGCACCTTTCGGAAAAAGAGCGGGAAACCGTCTTAGAATGTCTTAAAAATATAAAGCACGAAATTGCGCAGCCGATCGACAAGCACAGCAAATCGTTAATTATTAACAATATCGAACTGTTCCTGAATTACTGCATGCGTTTCTATGACCGCCAGTTCATTACCCGGGATCATGTCAACCAGGGTGTTATCGGTAAATTTGATGGATTGCTGAACGATTACCTTCGATCTGAAAAACCTAAGAATATCGGTCTGCCGATGGTCAATTATTTTGCCGAGCAGCTGAATCTTTCGGCGAATTATTTCGGTGACCTCATCAAAAAAGAGACCGGCGTCTCCGCGCAGGAATATATTCATAACCGACTGATTGACGTTGCCAAAGACCAGATTTTCGATCCTGCCAAATCCATCAGTGAAATTTCCTATGACTTGGGCTTCAAATACCCGCAGCATTTTACCCGATTATTCAAAAGCAAAGTCGGCGTTTCTCCCAGTGAGTATAAGTCATTGAACTGA
- a CDS encoding NAD(P)-dependent alcohol dehydrogenase, whose amino-acid sequence MSTFTVKAYGAESKTADLQELNIERREVTAKDIEIDILYCGVCHSDLHTARNDWGGSMYPVVPGHEIVGRITNIGSEVSKFKVGDLAAVGCMVDSCGECESCKHDLEQYCQNGFTGTYNGKDKHLGGHTFGGYSQKVVVDEDFVLSVPENLDLAAVAPLLCAGITTWSPLRHWNVGPDSKVAVVGLGGLGHMAIKLAKGLGAEVTLFSRTPGKTEDAKKLGADHVVISTEKEHMDSVQGKFDLIIDTVPYEHDINPYLQTVALNGTLVLVGFVGQFEETKPSTVPMIFQRRSVAGSLIGGIAETQEMLDFCGEHNIVSDIELIKMNEINEAYERMLKSDVKYRFVIDMKSL is encoded by the coding sequence ATGAGCACATTCACAGTAAAAGCTTACGGAGCAGAATCCAAAACTGCCGATCTCCAGGAATTAAACATCGAAAGAAGAGAAGTTACCGCAAAAGACATCGAAATTGATATTCTGTATTGCGGTGTATGCCACTCCGACCTTCATACGGCCAGAAACGATTGGGGCGGATCGATGTATCCTGTGGTTCCCGGACACGAGATCGTAGGAAGAATTACCAATATCGGAAGCGAAGTTTCCAAATTTAAAGTAGGCGACCTGGCAGCTGTTGGCTGTATGGTGGATTCGTGCGGTGAATGTGAAAGCTGCAAGCATGATCTTGAACAATATTGCCAGAACGGATTTACCGGAACATATAACGGAAAAGACAAGCATCTGGGCGGCCATACTTTCGGAGGATATTCCCAAAAAGTCGTAGTGGATGAAGATTTTGTTTTAAGCGTTCCTGAAAACCTGGATTTAGCAGCCGTCGCACCTCTTTTATGCGCCGGAATCACTACATGGTCGCCGCTAAGACATTGGAATGTAGGACCGGACTCCAAAGTAGCCGTTGTCGGTCTGGGAGGTTTGGGACATATGGCAATCAAACTGGCAAAAGGCCTCGGTGCTGAAGTTACTCTATTCTCAAGAACGCCGGGTAAAACCGAAGATGCTAAAAAACTGGGTGCGGACCACGTCGTAATTTCAACAGAAAAAGAACACATGGATTCCGTGCAGGGAAAATTCGATTTAATTATCGATACGGTTCCTTATGAGCACGATATTAATCCTTATCTGCAAACGGTCGCGTTAAACGGAACACTAGTACTGGTAGGATTCGTAGGACAGTTTGAAGAAACCAAGCCAAGCACGGTACCGATGATCTTCCAGAGACGTTCAGTAGCCGGTTCCCTGATCGGAGGAATTGCCGAAACACAGGAAATGCTGGATTTCTGCGGCGAGCACAATATTGTTTCAGATATTGAACTTATCAAAATGAACGAAATCAACGAAGCGTATGAAAGAATGCTGAAAAGCGACGTGAAATACCGATTCGTGATCGATATGAAATCTTTATAA
- a CDS encoding T9SS type A sorting domain-containing protein, with amino-acid sequence MKKLLLTLSLAAASSFSAQYSSGVVNLPTAGMTVKLDTNATTVTITLTGDSNSMLGIGFGSSGMASGSDGFIYNSSANRDYTFAGYTTPSADASQDWTQTSNTVSGSTRTVVATRSLNGGSGDFPIPNSPGNINIFYARTGGGQAIAYHSGGLRGYATLTMGAVLATGEVTAESKKVVLYPNPAKETFTFKNVDKIKSVAIYESTGRKVRSVKTDGKEVNISELKSGNYYLEITLKDGSTVFEQLIKE; translated from the coding sequence ATGAAAAAACTTTTACTTACTTTATCATTGGCTGCTGCTTCCTCATTCAGCGCGCAGTATTCCTCAGGGGTTGTAAATCTACCCACTGCTGGAATGACGGTGAAATTGGACACCAATGCCACAACGGTTACCATTACCTTAACCGGTGACAGCAATTCAATGCTGGGTATCGGTTTCGGAAGTTCCGGAATGGCGTCGGGATCAGACGGATTTATTTATAATTCCTCTGCAAACAGGGATTATACATTTGCCGGATATACCACTCCTTCGGCTGATGCATCCCAGGACTGGACTCAGACTTCAAATACCGTTTCGGGAAGTACCAGAACGGTTGTGGCAACACGTTCACTTAACGGAGGGTCCGGAGATTTCCCGATTCCGAATTCACCGGGAAATATCAATATTTTCTATGCCAGAACTGGCGGTGGGCAGGCTATCGCCTATCACAGTGGAGGCTTGAGAGGTTACGCAACGCTTACTATGGGAGCTGTCCTGGCAACAGGCGAAGTTACTGCTGAAAGCAAAAAAGTGGTGCTTTATCCAAATCCTGCCAAAGAAACATTTACCTTTAAAAATGTGGATAAAATTAAAAGTGTAGCTATTTATGAGTCTACAGGAAGGAAAGTGAGGTCCGTAAAAACAGATGGAAAAGAGGTAAATATCTCCGAATTGAAATCAGGAAATTATTACCTGGAAATTACCTTAAAAGACGGCTCGACCGTTTTTGAACAATTGATTAAAGAATAA